One part of the Xanthocytophaga agilis genome encodes these proteins:
- a CDS encoding ABC-F family ATP-binding cassette domain-containing protein, translated as MLTVSNLSLRFGKRVLYEDVNLKFTPGNCYGVIGANGAGKSTFLKIISGEVDPTTGSVSITPGERMSVLKQNHFEFDEYPVLQTVIMGNRKLYDIMLEKDAIYMKPDFSDADGEKAAELEGKFAEMNGWEAESDAATLLSNLGISEDLHVKLMNELSNTEKVRVLLAQALFGNPDILLLDEPTNDLDVETIMWLEDFLADFKNTVLVVSHDRHFLDTVCTHVVDIDFGKIQLFTGNYTFWYESSQLAARQRSDQNKKMEEKRQELQEFIRRFSANVAKSRQATSRKKLLEKLTIDEIQPSTRKYPAILFKQEREVGDQILNVENLSYSLDGTPLFGNITFRLNKGDKVAILAKDGLTISAFFRILNEEIKPDSGEFKWGVTINRSYLPNDNSDYFNVDLNLIDWLRQYSVEKDETFIRGFLGRMLFTGEETLKKCTVLSGGEKVRCMISRMMLQNPNFLLLDEPTNHLDLESITAFNNGLKDYKGGVLVASHDHEFLQTVANRIIELTPSGVIDKSMTFDEYILSPEIKALREEMHQMA; from the coding sequence ATGTTAACAGTCTCTAATCTTTCGCTGCGATTCGGAAAGCGGGTTTTATACGAAGATGTCAATCTAAAATTTACACCCGGCAATTGTTATGGTGTAATCGGAGCAAATGGAGCCGGAAAATCTACTTTTTTAAAAATAATCTCAGGTGAAGTAGATCCTACGACAGGTTCTGTAAGTATCACACCAGGAGAACGGATGTCTGTGTTAAAGCAGAACCACTTTGAGTTTGATGAATATCCTGTTTTACAGACAGTAATTATGGGAAACCGGAAGTTGTATGATATCATGCTTGAAAAGGATGCGATCTATATGAAACCAGATTTCTCAGATGCAGATGGAGAAAAAGCAGCTGAACTGGAAGGAAAGTTTGCGGAAATGAATGGATGGGAAGCGGAAAGTGATGCAGCAACGCTACTCAGTAACCTTGGAATTTCAGAAGACCTGCATGTTAAACTGATGAATGAACTATCCAACACAGAGAAAGTACGTGTGTTGCTGGCTCAGGCTTTATTTGGTAATCCGGATATATTACTGCTTGACGAACCTACCAACGACCTGGATGTGGAAACCATCATGTGGCTGGAAGACTTCCTGGCAGATTTTAAAAACACCGTTCTGGTAGTATCTCATGACCGCCACTTTCTGGATACAGTCTGTACACATGTGGTAGATATTGATTTTGGTAAAATTCAGTTGTTTACAGGTAACTATACTTTCTGGTATGAGTCCAGCCAGTTAGCAGCCCGCCAACGATCCGACCAAAACAAGAAGATGGAAGAAAAACGCCAGGAGTTACAGGAATTCATCCGTCGGTTCTCTGCAAACGTGGCTAAATCACGTCAGGCTACCAGCCGTAAAAAATTGCTTGAAAAACTGACCATTGACGAAATTCAACCTTCTACCCGTAAGTATCCTGCTATTTTGTTTAAACAGGAACGGGAAGTAGGCGATCAGATTCTGAATGTAGAGAACCTGTCTTATTCTTTGGATGGAACACCTTTATTTGGAAATATAACATTCCGGTTAAATAAAGGTGATAAAGTAGCTATTCTTGCCAAAGATGGTTTAACAATCAGTGCGTTTTTCCGTATACTGAATGAGGAGATTAAACCAGATAGTGGGGAGTTTAAGTGGGGAGTTACCATAAACAGATCTTATCTGCCTAACGACAACTCTGATTACTTTAATGTAGACCTGAATCTGATTGACTGGTTGCGTCAGTACTCAGTAGAAAAAGACGAAACCTTTATTCGGGGTTTTCTGGGTCGGATGCTTTTTACAGGCGAAGAAACGCTGAAAAAATGTACGGTATTATCCGGAGGGGAGAAAGTGCGTTGTATGATATCTCGTATGATGTTACAAAATCCGAACTTCCTATTATTGGATGAACCAACGAACCACCTGGATCTGGAATCTATCACAGCCTTCAACAATGGACTTAAAGATTACAAAGGTGGCGTTCTGGTGGCTTCACATGACCATGAGTTTTTACAAACGGTTGCCAATCGTATCATTGAACTGACCCCATCTGGCGTTATTGACAAATCAATGACCTTTGATGAGTATATTCTCAGCCCTGAAATTAAAGCATTACGGGAAGAGATGCATCAAATGGCCTAA
- a CDS encoding TonB family protein, whose product MKVFNYLKSLLSKPISFTSNPVVSKGHFKEYFDENWVQIKEMEMAIYYQEGFRDNSGKITGDLKTYYRDGTLKELKPHVNGKPEGVTVSYYENGILESQVEWLSGYPVGKGCYWYSNGQLQKETEWAAPRVKGVLINYWDVYGSQTVTDGNGEVIVYKDKEETQLLYKELYKNGLLIKGVRYEEDGQKNVYESTFDSGEIMPEFPGGIAEFGKFISTNIIYPDQARANHISGKVFVGFVVGADGFVSDITITKGLGYGCDEEVIRMLKLMPRWLPGIQSGRAVPVKYSLPITFSLK is encoded by the coding sequence ATGAAAGTATTTAACTATCTGAAATCTCTTTTATCTAAACCCATAAGTTTTACCAGCAATCCAGTTGTTTCTAAAGGGCATTTTAAAGAATATTTTGATGAAAACTGGGTACAAATAAAAGAAATGGAAATGGCTATCTATTATCAGGAAGGTTTTCGTGATAATAGCGGAAAGATAACAGGCGATTTAAAGACATATTATCGTGATGGTACTTTAAAAGAACTGAAGCCCCATGTAAATGGAAAGCCGGAAGGGGTTACTGTTTCTTATTATGAAAATGGTATTCTTGAGAGTCAGGTAGAGTGGTTGAGTGGTTATCCAGTAGGAAAAGGGTGCTACTGGTATAGCAATGGTCAACTACAGAAAGAAACAGAATGGGCTGCACCAAGGGTAAAAGGAGTATTGATAAATTATTGGGATGTGTATGGTAGCCAAACCGTAACAGATGGAAATGGAGAAGTAATTGTGTATAAAGACAAAGAAGAAACTCAGTTACTTTATAAAGAACTATATAAGAATGGTCTACTTATAAAGGGCGTGCGATATGAAGAAGATGGACAAAAGAATGTATATGAAAGTACATTTGACTCTGGAGAAATCATGCCTGAGTTTCCCGGTGGTATAGCAGAGTTTGGAAAATTTATCAGTACAAATATTATTTATCCGGATCAGGCTCGCGCAAACCACATTTCAGGAAAAGTCTTTGTTGGGTTTGTAGTAGGAGCAGATGGGTTTGTCTCTGATATAACTATTACAAAAGGACTGGGCTATGGTTGTGACGAAGAAGTGATTCGTATGCTAAAACTGATGCCTCGCTGGCTTCCTGGTATTCAGAGTGGACGTGCTGTACCTGTCAAATACTCTTTGCCAATAACTTTTTCATTAAAATAA
- a CDS encoding MBL fold metallo-hydrolase → MLHIQTFTFNPLAENTYVLYDDTLECVIIDPGCYERDEQETLAAFIEEKGLKVIKLLNTHGHFDHVFGNAYVKRTFGVSLFIHPLDEATLRSVITYASIYGFVRYEPAEPDGFLEEGDVVSFGSTQLKVLFLPGHAPGHIGFYSEKDGVLIGGDVLFKHSIGRTDLPGGDHQTLLRSIREKVFPLGDTVKVYPGHGPMTTVGEEKRANPYLH, encoded by the coding sequence ATGCTTCATATTCAAACTTTTACTTTCAATCCTCTTGCCGAAAATACCTATGTTCTTTATGATGATACGCTGGAGTGTGTAATTATTGATCCAGGTTGTTATGAACGGGATGAGCAGGAAACATTGGCAGCATTTATTGAAGAGAAAGGATTGAAAGTAATAAAGTTATTGAATACACATGGCCATTTTGATCACGTGTTTGGCAATGCCTATGTGAAGCGAACATTTGGTGTTTCTTTATTTATTCATCCATTGGACGAAGCTACTTTACGATCCGTCATAACCTATGCTTCTATCTATGGATTTGTGCGGTATGAGCCTGCTGAGCCGGATGGTTTTCTGGAAGAAGGAGACGTTGTATCTTTTGGAAGTACACAACTCAAAGTGCTTTTTCTACCCGGACATGCTCCTGGTCATATTGGTTTTTATTCTGAGAAAGACGGTGTTCTAATTGGAGGAGATGTATTGTTCAAGCATAGTATTGGACGTACTGATTTACCAGGAGGAGACCATCAGACATTGCTGAGAAGCATTCGGGAAAAAGTATTTCCATTGGGAGATACAGTAAAGGTTTATCCTGGTCACGGCCCAATGACTACAGTAGGAGAGGAGAAGCGGGCAAATCCATATCTTCACTAA
- a CDS encoding SAM-dependent methyltransferase, with product MNKGKLYLIPTVLAPDTSTRVLSPQIKEVITQLDYFFAEELRTARRFISELQTGRRIESMIFYELNKNTPEPETTQQLKIVLEGKDAGILSEAGCPGVADPGNVAVRWAHQQGVQVVPLIGPSSILLALMASGMNGQSFVFHGYLPIDQVQRVKSLKNIEKEAIQKRQTQIFMETPYRNNSLLKDILQNCQPQTLLCIATQVTAPDEMIVTKTIKQWNAGKPDLHKKPTIFLLYA from the coding sequence TTGAACAAAGGTAAACTATATTTGATTCCGACGGTACTGGCTCCAGATACGTCTACTCGTGTGTTATCTCCGCAAATTAAAGAGGTTATCACACAACTGGATTATTTCTTTGCAGAAGAATTGCGGACAGCCCGTCGATTTATAAGCGAACTGCAAACTGGACGTCGTATTGAGTCTATGATATTTTATGAACTCAATAAGAATACGCCTGAACCGGAGACTACCCAACAGTTAAAAATTGTACTGGAAGGAAAGGATGCTGGTATCTTATCGGAGGCGGGGTGCCCTGGAGTAGCTGACCCTGGTAATGTGGCAGTTCGATGGGCGCATCAGCAGGGTGTTCAGGTTGTACCGCTGATTGGTCCGTCATCTATACTGTTAGCATTAATGGCATCCGGTATGAATGGGCAGTCGTTTGTGTTTCATGGCTATTTGCCCATAGATCAGGTACAACGTGTTAAGTCATTAAAAAACATTGAGAAAGAGGCTATCCAGAAAAGACAGACGCAGATTTTTATGGAAACTCCCTATCGCAACAATTCTTTGCTGAAAGATATTTTGCAAAACTGTCAACCACAGACATTGCTTTGCATTGCTACTCAGGTAACTGCTCCTGACGAGATGATTGTCACCAAAACTATCAAACAGTGGAACGCCGGTAAACCCGATCTGCATAAAAAGCCAACAATTTTTTTGTTGTATGCATAA
- a CDS encoding DUF2905 domain-containing protein: MGRTLIILGIILVIVGIGITYGPRLPFLGKLPGDILVKKENFTFYFPLATSILLSILFSLVLYLIRKFGQ, translated from the coding sequence ATGGGCAGGACACTTATTATTCTCGGCATTATTCTGGTCATAGTAGGTATAGGAATTACCTATGGCCCTCGTTTGCCTTTTCTGGGGAAGCTGCCAGGAGACATTTTGGTAAAGAAAGAAAACTTTACATTCTACTTTCCGCTAGCAACCAGCATTCTGTTAAGCATACTATTTTCACTGGTGTTATATCTGATTCGTAAGTTTGGACAATAA
- a CDS encoding DUF4038 domain-containing protein, translating into MRKILPVFFAIWLACSFSIAQTKVVFPLKISPNKRHLVDQNNNPFLYVSDSGWRLFMGLTETEAREYLLKRKEQGFNTIHVMLTSIPGDKNKQGQEPFVDYDFVKPNEAYFKHVDRIVSMADSLNMMLAIAPLWYSCCNDGWATSPQKYMQKNGKEKSYLLGQFVGNRYKKFNNILWIIGGDNDPYDNLEEVRQMARGLKQADPQHLITYHAAASHSSTDVWPANESWLDICMTYTYFRGFTKAWNKVQPDVYEVGYNEYRKSPVRPFVLGESTYEGEHGAMGSDLQVRKQAYWAMLSGAGGHSYGSPFWKVDASWKSYLDLPGAKSLKHLTELFQTFDWTALEPDIAGALIAKGNEKYATNDFATAAITRDHKVAVIYVPSARGITVNTGMLDGRLLIPSWYNPRTGEKRGSDPYPIGYKMLFESPDKNDWVLVLRVDENVKKK; encoded by the coding sequence ATGCGCAAAATACTGCCTGTTTTTTTTGCTATATGGCTTGCATGTAGCTTTTCTATTGCTCAAACTAAAGTAGTATTTCCACTGAAAATCAGTCCTAACAAAAGGCATCTGGTAGATCAGAATAACAATCCGTTTCTCTATGTTTCAGATTCCGGATGGCGGCTTTTTATGGGGTTGACTGAGACTGAAGCCAGAGAATATTTGCTAAAGCGAAAAGAGCAGGGTTTCAATACAATACATGTGATGCTGACCTCTATTCCAGGCGATAAAAACAAGCAGGGACAGGAACCCTTTGTGGATTACGATTTTGTAAAGCCCAATGAAGCCTATTTCAAACATGTAGATCGGATTGTCAGCATGGCAGACTCTCTGAATATGATGCTGGCAATTGCACCACTCTGGTATAGTTGCTGTAATGATGGATGGGCTACAAGTCCACAAAAGTATATGCAGAAGAATGGGAAAGAGAAGTCATATCTGTTGGGGCAGTTTGTAGGTAATCGCTATAAAAAGTTTAACAATATACTCTGGATCATTGGTGGAGATAATGATCCGTATGATAATCTGGAGGAAGTGCGACAAATGGCACGTGGCCTGAAACAGGCCGACCCTCAACATTTGATTACATACCATGCGGCAGCCTCCCATTCCAGCACTGATGTATGGCCTGCCAACGAAAGCTGGCTGGACATATGTATGACATATACCTATTTCAGAGGATTTACCAAGGCATGGAACAAAGTACAGCCTGATGTATATGAGGTAGGGTACAACGAGTACAGAAAGAGTCCGGTACGGCCTTTTGTACTGGGTGAGTCTACCTATGAAGGAGAACATGGCGCAATGGGATCGGATCTGCAAGTTCGTAAACAGGCATACTGGGCTATGTTATCAGGTGCTGGTGGGCATTCCTACGGTTCTCCATTCTGGAAGGTAGATGCCAGCTGGAAATCGTATCTGGATTTGCCGGGAGCTAAGTCATTAAAACATCTGACAGAGTTATTTCAGACATTTGACTGGACAGCTCTGGAACCTGATATTGCTGGAGCACTGATTGCCAAAGGCAATGAAAAATACGCCACCAATGATTTTGCTACTGCGGCTATTACCAGAGACCATAAAGTAGCTGTTATTTATGTGCCTTCTGCACGGGGAATCACAGTAAATACGGGTATGCTGGATGGCCGCTTACTGATTCCAAGCTGGTATAACCCACGTACAGGAGAAAAACGAGGTTCTGACCCATATCCTATTGGCTACAAAATGTTGTTCGAATCTCCTGATAAAAATGACTGGGTGTTGGTGCTGAGGGTAGATGAGAATGTTAAAAAGAAATAA
- a CDS encoding alpha/beta fold hydrolase encodes MQLNYKVLGEGKPLIIMHGIFGLMDNWMGLSKVLSQNYKVYLLDLRNHGRSPHSDEFDYEAMSQDLRKFMEEHSIENPHIIGHSMGGKVAMYFAGRFQPELFDKMVIVDIAPKYYPVHHRSILDALQSIDLQSLQSRTQADEVLARSIPEMDVRQFLLKNLYRKDEGGFGWRFNLNILNQEIENVGEGLPEHFYSERPFLFIRGGLSHYIKDGDMDLILKHFPNARLETVAGAGHWVHAEKPEELLTLVQDFIR; translated from the coding sequence ATGCAATTAAACTACAAAGTATTGGGAGAAGGAAAACCTCTCATCATCATGCATGGCATTTTTGGGCTAATGGATAACTGGATGGGACTATCAAAGGTTCTTTCTCAAAACTATAAAGTCTACCTGCTGGATTTGCGCAACCATGGACGTTCACCTCATTCAGATGAATTTGATTATGAGGCCATGAGTCAGGATTTGCGTAAGTTTATGGAAGAACATTCTATCGAAAATCCTCATATCATCGGACATTCGATGGGAGGGAAAGTAGCTATGTATTTTGCTGGTCGTTTTCAGCCCGAATTATTTGATAAAATGGTGATAGTGGATATTGCTCCAAAATATTATCCTGTACACCATCGTTCTATACTCGACGCTTTGCAAAGTATTGATTTACAGAGTTTACAAAGTCGTACTCAGGCAGATGAGGTATTGGCGCGTTCTATACCAGAGATGGATGTACGACAATTTTTGCTGAAAAACCTATATAGAAAAGATGAAGGAGGTTTTGGCTGGCGTTTTAATCTGAATATATTGAATCAGGAGATAGAAAATGTAGGGGAAGGACTACCTGAACATTTTTATTCAGAACGACCGTTTTTATTTATTCGTGGTGGGCTTTCTCATTATATTAAGGACGGTGATATGGATTTGATCTTAAAACATTTTCCCAATGCGCGTTTGGAAACAGTAGCAGGGGCAGGACATTGGGTTCATGCAGAGAAACCTGAAGAATTGCTTACCCTGGTACAGGATTTTATACGTTAA
- a CDS encoding TonB-dependent receptor: MLKRLLTLSILFLALLAGKEVVAQGVTTAAISGIITDAKGEALPGATVIAVHTPSGTQYSSLTRPDGRYNFPNVRIGGPYTITITFVGYKEQKVEGINLSIGQNFNFSPKMSDQGVELSEIVVSSTRNPVLNSDRTGAATNISRETIQALPTLNRSFNDYVRLTPQAGANSSFAGRNGGYNNITIDGALFNNAFGLSGTVGGQTNAQPISLDAVDQIAVSIAPYDVREGSFTGAGVNVVTRSGTNDFSGSVYYFTRNQGFIGKKVSGTENKLANFKLHNYGFRLGGPIIKNKLFFFVNMESERRDDPPTPNFIATRPGVTGSNVSSVTAAELDELSTFLQSKFGYNAGPYENYQLASNSDKATAKIDWNITNQHKFSIKYNYLKSYRDVNPSNSGAITSRSPSNTGLPFLGAFYRINNNLNSVIAELNSSFGTKFSNKFQVGYTAFRDFRETPTSSIIFPGVDIGNGAGSQLTAFGYEPFSAFNVLNTNVFQISDNFDIYLGKNTLTVGTYNEFYKFENGFAPNYYGTYQFASLQDFYDNINGVTREDLVSENNPTGAVLPARYQFRYSTLPNGAFPLAEIKAHQLGFYVQDKYEINSRLNMTLGLRADIPTISSPIARNEQAAGYNFRDGQKIFTDQVQKTQLLWSPRFGFNWDVKGDRTTQVRGGTGIFTGRVPYVWISNQASNNGVLFGSIDLLASSGGFTTKDSEGNVSLRPEYKFSPNVDANRPTNATASSTYNLAVTDKSFKFPQVWRSNLAIDQQLPWGIVGTLEAAYTKDLNAVYHQNINLPNATSTAAGVDGTGADKRPVFYNRTVNSTTGAVSYPATNRINSNITDAILMKNTNKGYSYFITAQLQKSFTKNFYASAAYTYSDAKSVNDGGSIAQSIWRDRYVSGDPNANVLANTQYLQKHRIVLSASYAKEYAGFMKTTLSLFYEAGPSGYFSYIYTGDMNGDSQTNDLIYIPRDQSEIVLRDLYLTRNSNGVITGTSTTKPSGATAPDYTAAQQWADLDAYIKQDKYLSSRRGQYAERNGAMLPWRGQLDIRLLQDFFIKTGTKRNTLQFSLDIFNFGNMINSNWGVYQSANRASLLSYSRYNTTTGLPEFTYPYLNAASQTRLTKTFQDSFGVASRWQMQFGVRYIFN; encoded by the coding sequence ATGCTTAAAAGATTACTCACGCTTTCCATCCTGTTCTTAGCTTTATTAGCTGGAAAGGAAGTTGTAGCACAGGGAGTTACTACAGCAGCTATCAGCGGTATCATTACAGATGCTAAAGGAGAAGCCTTACCTGGAGCTACTGTAATTGCTGTGCATACTCCTTCAGGTACACAGTATTCATCACTTACTCGTCCTGATGGTCGTTATAACTTTCCAAATGTTCGTATTGGCGGTCCTTACACAATCACAATAACTTTTGTAGGTTACAAAGAGCAGAAAGTAGAAGGTATTAACCTATCTATTGGACAGAATTTCAATTTTAGTCCTAAAATGTCTGATCAGGGAGTAGAACTGTCTGAAATTGTCGTTTCATCCACTCGCAACCCTGTATTGAATTCAGACCGCACAGGAGCTGCTACTAATATCTCTCGTGAAACAATTCAGGCATTACCTACCTTAAACCGTAGCTTCAACGATTATGTGCGTTTAACACCTCAAGCAGGTGCAAATAGCAGCTTTGCAGGAAGAAATGGTGGTTACAATAATATCACTATTGATGGTGCATTATTTAACAATGCGTTTGGTTTGTCAGGTACTGTAGGTGGTCAAACCAATGCACAACCTATCAGTTTGGATGCAGTAGATCAGATTGCCGTAAGTATAGCTCCTTATGATGTGCGGGAAGGTAGCTTCACCGGTGCAGGTGTGAATGTTGTTACTCGTAGTGGTACAAATGATTTCTCTGGTTCTGTTTACTATTTCACAAGAAACCAAGGATTCATTGGAAAGAAAGTTTCAGGTACTGAAAACAAGCTGGCAAACTTCAAACTACACAATTATGGTTTCCGCTTGGGTGGGCCAATCATCAAAAACAAATTATTCTTTTTTGTTAATATGGAAAGCGAGAGACGTGATGACCCTCCTACCCCGAACTTTATAGCCACTAGACCAGGTGTAACTGGTAGCAACGTATCATCAGTTACAGCAGCAGAACTAGATGAACTAAGTACATTCTTACAAAGTAAATTTGGTTACAATGCAGGTCCATATGAAAATTATCAGCTAGCTTCCAACAGCGATAAAGCTACTGCAAAAATTGATTGGAATATTACTAACCAGCACAAGTTTAGTATTAAGTATAATTATCTTAAATCTTATCGTGATGTAAACCCTAGCAATAGTGGTGCTATCACCAGTCGTAGCCCTTCAAACACAGGTCTGCCATTCTTAGGAGCATTTTACAGAATCAACAACAACTTAAATTCTGTGATTGCTGAATTGAATAGTTCTTTTGGTACTAAGTTTTCTAACAAGTTTCAGGTTGGGTATACAGCATTTCGCGATTTTAGAGAAACTCCAACATCAAGTATTATATTCCCAGGTGTAGATATTGGAAATGGAGCGGGTAGCCAATTAACAGCATTTGGATATGAGCCTTTTTCGGCATTCAACGTTCTAAACACAAATGTGTTTCAGATATCAGATAATTTTGACATTTATCTAGGTAAAAATACATTGACAGTAGGAACATATAACGAATTCTATAAATTTGAAAACGGTTTTGCACCAAATTACTACGGAACATATCAGTTTGCTTCTTTACAGGATTTTTATGATAACATAAACGGAGTAACTCGTGAAGATCTGGTAAGTGAGAATAACCCTACAGGCGCTGTTCTGCCAGCTCGCTATCAATTCCGTTATTCAACGTTGCCTAATGGTGCTTTTCCACTGGCAGAAATAAAAGCGCATCAGCTAGGTTTCTATGTACAGGACAAGTATGAAATTAATTCACGGTTGAATATGACTCTTGGGTTGCGTGCAGATATACCAACAATTAGTTCACCAATTGCACGTAACGAACAAGCGGCTGGTTATAATTTCCGCGATGGGCAAAAGATCTTCACAGATCAAGTACAAAAAACACAATTACTTTGGTCTCCTCGCTTTGGATTCAACTGGGATGTAAAAGGTGATCGTACTACACAAGTTCGTGGGGGAACAGGAATCTTTACAGGACGTGTGCCTTATGTATGGATTTCTAATCAAGCTAGTAACAATGGCGTTCTGTTTGGCAGTATAGACTTATTAGCTTCTAGTGGCGGTTTTACTACTAAAGATTCAGAAGGCAATGTATCTCTTCGTCCTGAATATAAATTCAGTCCTAATGTTGATGCCAATAGACCTACAAACGCAACAGCCAGCTCTACCTATAACTTAGCTGTTACAGATAAAAGCTTTAAGTTTCCGCAAGTTTGGCGTAGCAATTTGGCAATAGATCAACAACTGCCATGGGGCATTGTAGGAACATTGGAAGCAGCCTATACGAAAGATCTGAATGCCGTTTATCATCAGAACATTAACCTGCCTAATGCCACCTCAACAGCTGCTGGTGTAGATGGAACAGGTGCTGATAAGCGACCTGTCTTTTATAACAGAACTGTTAATTCCACAACTGGAGCAGTAAGTTATCCCGCTACTAATCGCATCAACAGCAATATCACAGATGCTATTTTGATGAAGAACACAAACAAGGGCTATAGCTACTTTATCACTGCTCAATTACAGAAAAGCTTCACAAAGAATTTCTATGCTAGTGCAGCTTATACTTACTCTGATGCAAAATCTGTTAATGATGGTGGTTCTATTGCTCAGTCTATATGGCGTGATCGTTATGTCTCAGGTGATCCTAATGCAAACGTATTAGCAAATACACAATATCTGCAAAAACATAGAATTGTGTTATCGGCTTCTTATGCTAAAGAATATGCAGGGTTTATGAAAACAACTCTTTCGCTATTTTATGAAGCAGGACCTAGTGGATATTTCTCATACATCTATACTGGGGATATGAATGGAGATAGTCAAACTAATGATTTGATATATATTCCTCGTGATCAAAGTGAAATTGTATTACGTGATCTATATCTTACTAGAAACAGCAATGGTGTTATCACAGGTACAAGTACAACAAAACCCTCTGGCGCTACAGCACCTGATTATACTGCGGCACAACAATGGGCTGATTTAGATGCTTATATTAAACAAGATAAATACTTAAGCAGCCGTCGTGGTCAATACGCAGAACGTAATGGTGCTATGTTGCCTTGGAGAGGCCAATTGGATATTCGCTTGTTACAAGACTTCTTTATCAAAACAGGGACAAAACGTAACACACTACAATTTAGCTTAGATATATTCAACTTTGGAAATATGATCAATTCTAATTGGGGTGTATACCAATCTGCAAACCGGGCGTCTCTGCTTAGCTATTCAAGATATAATACAACTACAGGGCTACCTGAGTTTACATATCCATATCTGAATGCTGCTAGCCAAACTAGGTTAACCAAAACTTTCCAGGATTCATTTGGAGTAGCTTCCCGCTGGCAAATGCAATTTGGTGTAAGATATATCTTCAACTAG
- a CDS encoding alpha/beta hydrolase, whose translation MLYSKQFIKNAAAEWVVFIHGAGGSSSIWFKQLREFRQHFNVLLIDLRGHGKSKNLLQEHLRKTYTFTDVTKDVLEVLDYRHIKAAHFIGISLGCVIIRTLGELQPERIKSMILGGAITRLTIRSKVLMHAGNVLKRIMPYMWLYKLLAWIIMPKKRHKQSRLLFIEEAKRLARKEFLRWTRLTGEINPLLRYFHEKEIFIPTLYLMGEEDYMFLAPVRAIVKQHRSAILKVVSNSGHVVNVDQPDIFNQLSIQFIQKHS comes from the coding sequence ATGCTTTACTCTAAACAGTTCATTAAAAACGCCGCTGCTGAATGGGTCGTATTTATTCATGGTGCGGGAGGAAGTTCCTCTATCTGGTTCAAACAACTACGGGAATTCCGTCAGCATTTTAATGTATTACTGATTGATCTGAGAGGACATGGAAAATCCAAAAACCTGCTGCAGGAACACCTTCGGAAAACGTACACCTTTACAGATGTTACAAAGGATGTATTGGAAGTATTGGACTATAGGCACATCAAAGCAGCTCACTTTATAGGAATATCTCTGGGCTGCGTCATTATCCGAACACTCGGAGAGTTACAGCCTGAACGTATCAAGTCAATGATTCTGGGTGGAGCCATTACACGGCTTACCATACGATCAAAAGTACTCATGCATGCAGGCAATGTGCTGAAGCGGATTATGCCTTATATGTGGCTATATAAGTTACTGGCTTGGATTATTATGCCTAAAAAACGACACAAGCAATCCCGGCTATTATTTATTGAGGAAGCTAAACGCCTGGCACGAAAAGAATTTCTCCGCTGGACACGCCTTACAGGAGAAATCAATCCATTGCTCAGATACTTTCATGAAAAAGAGATTTTCATTCCAACGCTTTATCTGATGGGGGAAGAAGACTATATGTTTCTGGCTCCGGTACGGGCTATTGTCAAACAACACCGATCTGCCATACTGAAAGTAGTTTCCAACTCAGGTCATGTAGTCAATGTAGACCAGCCTGATATTTTCAATCAGCTTTCTATACAGTTCATCCAGAAACATAGCTAA